In the Oncorhynchus masou masou isolate Uvic2021 unplaced genomic scaffold, UVic_Omas_1.1 unplaced_scaffold_16350, whole genome shotgun sequence genome, tacgcatctggtctccagtgcgtctccttgggccggcttacatggcaccagccttgcgcatggtgtcccaggttcgcctgcatagcccagtgcgggctattccacctcgccgcactggcagggcgaccgggaccattcaaccgggtaaggttgggcaggctcggtgctcaagagctccagtgcgcctgcacggtccggtctatccgtcaccacctccacgcaccagccctccggtggcagccccccgcaccaggctgtctctccggctcatccGTACAGGTGCTCCCGTATgtccagcgctgtcggagccatcctctccagtgctgccggagtctcccgcctgtccggcgctgctgtcggagtctcccgcctgtccggcgcagctgtcggagtctcccgcctgtccggcgttgctgtcggagtctcccacctgtccggcgctgctgtcggagtctcacgcctgtccggcgctgctgatGGAGTCTcacgcctgtccggcgctgctgatggagtctcccgcctgtccggcgctggtgatggagtctcccgcctgtccggcgcagCTGTCGGAGTCTCACGCCTGTCCGGCGCTGGTgatggagtctcccgcctgtccggcgctgctgttggagtctcccgcctgtccggtgctggtgatggagtctcccgcctgtccggcactgctgtcggagtctcccgcctgtccggcgctgctgtcggagtctcccgcctgtccggcgctgctgtcggagtctcccgcctgtccggcgctgctgtcggagtctcacgcctgtccggcgctgctgatGGAGTCTcacgcctgtccggcgctgctgtcggagtctcccgcctgtccggcgctgctgtcggagtctcccgcctgtccggcgcagctgtcggagtctcccgcctgtccggcgctgctgtcggagtctcccgcctgtccggcgctggtgatggagtctcccgcctgtccggcgctgctgtcggagtctcacgcctgtccggcgctgctgatGGAGTCTcacgcctgtccggcgctgccggagtctgaagagcccctctgctCAGGGCTGCCAGAGCCTCTCTGCCCAGAGCTGCCgaagcccctcagcccagaggcaccagagcccctctgcccagagcagctgcccctctgtcccgagcagctgcccctctgtcccgagcagctgcccctctgtcccg is a window encoding:
- the LOC135531541 gene encoding cuticle protein 16.5-like, with product CSRMSSAVGAILSSAAGVSRLSGAASPTCPALLSESHACPALLMESHACPALLMESPACPALVMESPACPAQLSESHACPALVMESPACPALLLESPACPVLSPACPALLSESHACPALLMESHACPALLSESPACPALLSESPA